The proteins below are encoded in one region of Pantoea sp. At-9b:
- a CDS encoding phytoene desaturase — MKRTFVIGAGFGGLALAIRLQAAGIATTVLEQHDKPGGRAYVWQDQGFTFDAGPTVITDPSAIEALFTLAGKSLHDYVELMPVTPFYRLCWEDGRRLDYDNQQARLEQQIATFNPQDVAGYRRFLAYSRQVFNEGYLKLGSVPFLSWRDMLRAGPQLGRLQAWRSVWSMVAQFIQDDHLRQAFSFHSLLVGGNPFATSSIYTLIHALEREWGVWFPRGGTGALVNGMVRLLQDLGGEVLLKAEVQRLNTTGNRISGVQLTDGRCFAAAAVASNADVVHTYDRLLAHHPAAAKRAASLKRKRMSNSLFVIYFGLNQPHRQLAHHTVCFGPRYRALINEIFNSDQLAEDFSLYLHAPCASDPSLAPPGCGSFYVLAPVPHLGTADIDWRQEGPRLRDRIFATLEAHYMPGLRSQLVTERMFTPWDFRDRLHAHHGSAFSLEPILTQSAWFRPHNRDDVIRNLYLVGAGTHPGAGVPGVIGSAKATAQLMLEDLAG, encoded by the coding sequence ATGAAGCGTACTTTTGTGATTGGCGCAGGATTTGGCGGCCTCGCCCTCGCCATCCGCTTGCAGGCGGCGGGGATTGCCACCACCGTGCTGGAACAGCACGATAAACCGGGTGGTCGGGCTTATGTCTGGCAGGATCAGGGCTTTACCTTTGATGCCGGACCCACGGTGATTACCGATCCGAGTGCCATCGAGGCACTGTTTACCCTGGCCGGGAAATCCCTGCACGATTATGTCGAACTGATGCCTGTCACCCCCTTTTATCGCCTGTGCTGGGAAGATGGGCGCAGGCTGGATTACGACAACCAGCAGGCGCGACTGGAGCAGCAAATCGCCACCTTTAACCCGCAAGATGTCGCCGGTTATCGCCGGTTTCTTGCTTATTCACGTCAGGTGTTTAACGAGGGTTATCTGAAGCTTGGTAGCGTGCCTTTTCTCTCGTGGCGCGACATGCTGCGTGCCGGACCGCAACTGGGACGTTTACAGGCTTGGCGCAGCGTCTGGAGCATGGTGGCGCAGTTTATTCAGGACGATCACCTGCGCCAGGCCTTCTCGTTTCATTCGTTACTGGTCGGCGGTAATCCCTTTGCCACATCTTCGATCTATACCTTAATCCATGCGCTGGAGCGCGAATGGGGCGTATGGTTTCCGCGGGGCGGCACCGGGGCGCTGGTAAATGGCATGGTGAGATTGTTGCAGGATCTGGGTGGCGAAGTGCTGTTGAAGGCGGAAGTGCAACGATTAAACACCACCGGAAATCGCATCAGCGGCGTTCAACTGACCGATGGGCGCTGTTTTGCGGCAGCCGCCGTCGCCTCGAATGCCGATGTGGTCCACACCTATGATCGTTTACTGGCGCATCATCCCGCAGCGGCCAAACGCGCTGCATCACTGAAACGCAAACGGATGAGCAACTCGTTATTTGTGATTTATTTCGGCCTGAATCAACCTCATCGGCAACTGGCGCATCATACGGTCTGTTTCGGTCCGCGCTATCGTGCGTTGATTAATGAAATTTTCAACAGCGACCAACTGGCGGAAGATTTTTCGCTCTATCTGCATGCGCCGTGCGCCAGCGATCCGAGCCTCGCGCCTCCCGGGTGCGGCAGTTTTTATGTGTTAGCCCCGGTCCCCCATCTCGGCACCGCCGATATTGACTGGCGGCAGGAGGGGCCGCGGCTGCGCGATCGTATTTTTGCCACGCTGGAGGCGCATTACATGCCCGGTTTACGTTCCCAGTTGGTGACCGAACGGATGTTCACCCCCTGGGATTTTCGCGACAGGCTGCATGCTCATCACGGCTCGGCTTTTTCGCTGGAACCGATTCTGACGCAAAGCGCGTGGTTTCGACCTCATAATCGCGACGACGTCATTCGTAATCTGTATCTGGTCGGCGCAGGCACCCATCCCGGTGCGGGCGTGCCGGGAGTGATTGGCTCCGCCAAAGCCACCGCGCAATTGATGCTGGAGGATCTCGCAGGATGA
- the crtY gene encoding lycopene beta-cyclase CrtY, with translation MPANSHYDVILVGAGLANGLIALRLRQQHPSLRCLLLESSAQADSNHTWSFHQGDLRAEQHRWLAPLVTAHWPGYQVRFPALQRNLPDAYFSISSANFARQLYATLGDDLRTGCAVHLITPTSVTLTDGRQFQAQVVIDGRGMRYSPHLRLAYQVFVGQEWQLAKPHGLTQPLLMDATVPQQQGYRFVYTLPLSADRLLIEDTHYMDTPLLDDNETRKRISDYARQQGWQPSLLMREERGALPIPLSGDINAFWQQQRGQPCSGLRAGLFHATTGYSLPMAVTLAELIAERLPCDAAVLSQHIEAHARRHWHQQRFFRLLNRMLFLAAQPEQRWQVMQRFYQLDAALIARFYAGQLTLADKARILCGKPPVPPGAALRALLTTQTGKHP, from the coding sequence TTGCCAGCAAACAGCCACTATGACGTGATTCTGGTGGGTGCCGGACTGGCAAACGGTCTGATTGCCCTGCGTTTACGTCAGCAACATCCCTCGCTGCGATGCCTGCTGCTGGAGAGCAGCGCGCAGGCAGACAGCAATCATACCTGGTCATTTCATCAGGGGGATTTACGTGCGGAACAGCATCGCTGGCTTGCGCCGCTGGTCACCGCGCACTGGCCTGGGTATCAGGTGCGATTTCCGGCGTTGCAGCGCAACCTGCCAGATGCCTACTTTTCCATCTCCTCGGCCAACTTTGCCCGCCAGTTGTACGCCACGCTGGGTGACGATTTACGTACCGGCTGCGCGGTACACCTCATTACACCGACCAGCGTAACCCTGACGGATGGCCGCCAGTTTCAGGCGCAGGTGGTCATTGACGGGCGCGGCATGCGCTACTCACCGCATTTACGTCTCGCTTATCAGGTGTTTGTCGGTCAGGAGTGGCAGTTGGCCAAACCTCACGGCCTGACACAGCCCCTGCTGATGGACGCCACGGTGCCACAACAACAGGGCTACCGCTTTGTGTATACCTTGCCCCTCAGCGCCGACCGGTTGCTGATTGAAGATACGCACTACATGGATACCCCGCTGTTGGATGATAACGAAACGCGCAAGCGTATCAGCGATTATGCCCGGCAACAGGGCTGGCAACCGAGCCTGTTGATGCGTGAAGAACGGGGGGCGTTGCCCATTCCTCTGAGCGGCGATATTAACGCCTTCTGGCAACAGCAGCGCGGCCAACCATGTAGTGGCCTGCGCGCCGGTTTGTTTCACGCCACCACCGGCTACTCTTTGCCGATGGCGGTCACCCTGGCGGAGCTGATCGCCGAACGCCTGCCCTGCGATGCTGCCGTGCTAAGCCAGCATATCGAGGCGCATGCCCGTCGCCACTGGCATCAGCAGCGTTTTTTTCGGCTACTGAACCGTATGCTGTTTCTTGCCGCGCAGCCCGAGCAACGCTGGCAGGTGATGCAGCGGTTTTACCAGCTTGATGCGGCATTGATTGCCCGCTTTTACGCCGGTCAACTCACCCTGGCCGATAAAGCGCGTATCCTGTGCGGTAAGCCGCCCGTGCCACCTGGCGCGGCACTGCGCGCGCTCCTGACAACGCAAACCGGGAAGCACCCATGA
- a CDS encoding polyprenyl synthetase family protein — protein sequence MIARVKTPAQSHSELPLLHQRLQSHLEQLLPCGQQADQVRAAMRAGTLAPGKRIRPLLLLLAAHDMGCDSQQPGLLDLACAVEMVHAASLILDDIPSMDNAQMRRGRPTVHREFGANVAILAAIALLSRAFEVIALAPGLAAQRKSDAIAELSAAVGLQGLVQGQFQDLHDGAHARSAEAIELTNELKTSVLFRATLQMAAIAANASPTVRQNLSAFAQDLGLAFQLLDDLTDGDTHTGKDRHQDQGKSTLVTMLGTEGAERRLRDHLRSADAHLACACHRGVATRQYMHALFNQQLARRT from the coding sequence ATGATCGCCCGTGTCAAAACCCCCGCGCAGTCACACAGCGAGTTACCGCTGCTGCATCAGCGGCTGCAAAGCCACCTTGAGCAATTACTGCCTTGTGGACAGCAGGCGGACCAGGTGCGGGCCGCCATGCGCGCGGGCACGCTGGCACCAGGTAAACGTATACGCCCCCTGCTACTGCTGCTGGCCGCACACGATATGGGGTGTGACAGCCAGCAGCCGGGCCTGCTGGACCTGGCTTGCGCGGTGGAAATGGTCCACGCTGCTTCCCTGATATTGGATGATATTCCCTCCATGGATAACGCACAGATGCGACGCGGGCGTCCGACGGTGCACCGTGAATTTGGTGCCAACGTCGCCATTCTTGCCGCAATCGCGCTGCTCAGCCGCGCCTTCGAAGTGATTGCGCTGGCACCGGGTCTGGCCGCACAGCGTAAATCAGACGCTATCGCCGAGCTGTCGGCGGCCGTGGGTTTACAGGGACTGGTGCAAGGGCAATTTCAGGATTTGCATGATGGGGCACACGCACGCAGCGCGGAAGCGATTGAACTGACCAATGAACTCAAAACCAGCGTGCTGTTCCGCGCGACCTTGCAAATGGCCGCCATCGCCGCCAATGCCTCGCCGACGGTGCGACAAAATCTTAGCGCTTTTGCACAGGATTTGGGGCTGGCGTTTCAATTACTCGACGATCTTACCGATGGCGACACACACACCGGTAAAGATCGTCACCAGGATCAGGGCAAATCCACGCTGGTGACGATGTTAGGCACGGAGGGTGCCGAGCGCCGCCTGCGCGACCATCTACGCAGTGCGGATGCCCATCTGGCCTGCGCCTGCCATCGCGGCGTCGCCACCCGTCAATATATGCATGCCCTGTTTAACCAGCAGTTGGCGAGGCGCACCTGA
- a CDS encoding 2-hydroxyacid dehydrogenase: MPTSQPEILIIQPLMPQLDAKLTQHFHCHRLYDYADPALFLQRQGKSIEAIVTRGDVGVENTLLEQLPACKAIAVFGVGTDRIDLTTTTARQIQVSITKNILTDDVADLALGLTLAFSRKLLQYDQFARSGQWETQGPVLSSKVSGKKLGIAGLGAIGLAIARRAEAFGMEVAYTARSAKATPYRRCDNIEQLATFSDFLVLALPGSAENQHIVDGRVLKALGADGVLINVARGNVVNEADLITALQQGVIKGAALDVYPQEPVINPALRSLENVILMPHIASATFETREQMANNVLENLLSYFSTGKIISPA, translated from the coding sequence ATGCCCACTTCGCAACCTGAAATTCTGATTATTCAACCATTGATGCCCCAGCTGGATGCAAAATTAACGCAACATTTTCACTGTCATCGTTTATATGACTATGCCGATCCGGCGCTATTTCTCCAGCGACAGGGGAAATCGATTGAGGCGATTGTTACACGTGGTGATGTCGGGGTGGAAAATACCCTGCTGGAACAATTACCGGCCTGTAAAGCGATTGCAGTTTTTGGTGTTGGCACCGACCGGATTGATCTGACCACCACCACAGCGCGGCAGATTCAGGTCAGCATCACCAAAAATATTCTTACCGATGACGTGGCCGATCTGGCGCTGGGCCTGACGCTGGCATTCTCGCGGAAACTGCTGCAATACGATCAGTTTGCCCGTTCGGGACAGTGGGAAACGCAGGGACCAGTACTCTCCAGCAAGGTGAGTGGGAAAAAATTGGGGATTGCCGGTTTGGGGGCGATTGGCCTGGCGATTGCCCGCCGCGCAGAGGCCTTTGGTATGGAGGTGGCCTATACCGCGCGCAGTGCCAAAGCCACGCCTTATCGCCGCTGCGACAACATCGAACAATTGGCGACATTCAGTGATTTTCTGGTGCTGGCACTGCCCGGCAGTGCGGAGAATCAGCACATCGTTGATGGCCGCGTGCTCAAGGCGCTCGGCGCGGATGGCGTATTGATTAACGTGGCGCGCGGTAATGTCGTTAATGAAGCAGATCTGATTACGGCATTGCAACAGGGCGTGATTAAAGGTGCTGCGCTGGATGTGTATCCACAGGAACCGGTAATTAACCCCGCGCTGCGTAGCCTGGAAAACGTTATTTTGATGCCGCATATTGCCAGCGCAACCTTTGAGACGCGTGAACAGATGGCAAATAATGTGCTGGAGAATTTGTTGTCTTATTTCTCCACCGGCAAGATCATCAGTCCGGCATAA
- a CDS encoding FAD-binding oxidoreductase — protein MTAQKIAIIGGGVIGMAVARSLALQGAQVTLFEQQHVGAGTSSTSFAWLNSNGKQPDSYHQLNALAMEEHVRLQLSQPNGLRWLETCGTWEWASDSGQQELKQRAARLQALGYPAREVTIDALQHELPELRRTAVSGSLWHFPSESILYPSLYLARLWADARGAGALLHQHCRVTAVQESATQVSLRLANGEAWQGDRLVVASGRWSAEVLNYLGLQLALTDASQPNKVACSFLARTAPQPLSLATNLISPQLNVRPDGGGRLLLQALDLDDQADPAAPPAVDGAIAQQMQARYRELFDDAGTLQIERIVVGQRARPADGLPALGFVTPHQRVYLAVMHSGMTLSPLIGRLVAEELTHDAPSDLLQDFRPHRLLGKSAADFPPPVHYFPAAQ, from the coding sequence ATGACAGCACAAAAAATCGCAATTATTGGCGGCGGCGTCATCGGTATGGCAGTGGCGCGATCGCTGGCTTTACAGGGGGCGCAGGTCACCCTTTTTGAGCAGCAACACGTGGGAGCGGGCACCAGCAGTACCTCCTTTGCCTGGCTTAACTCCAACGGTAAGCAACCCGACAGCTATCACCAGCTCAATGCGTTGGCGATGGAAGAACACGTCAGGCTGCAACTGTCCCAACCTAACGGGCTGCGCTGGCTGGAAACCTGCGGGACCTGGGAATGGGCGTCGGACAGCGGCCAGCAGGAGCTAAAACAGCGTGCCGCGCGGTTACAGGCGCTGGGATATCCGGCGCGAGAAGTCACGATCGACGCGTTACAGCATGAGCTCCCGGAATTACGCCGTACCGCCGTCAGTGGCAGCTTGTGGCATTTCCCCTCAGAATCGATTCTCTATCCTTCTCTGTACCTCGCGCGGTTGTGGGCGGATGCGCGGGGTGCTGGCGCGCTGCTGCATCAGCACTGCCGCGTAACAGCGGTGCAGGAAAGCGCGACGCAAGTCAGCCTTCGGCTGGCTAATGGTGAGGCGTGGCAGGGCGATCGGCTGGTGGTGGCAAGCGGCCGCTGGTCGGCTGAGGTACTCAATTATCTCGGGCTGCAACTGGCGCTGACCGATGCCAGTCAGCCGAATAAAGTCGCCTGTAGTTTTCTGGCACGCACCGCGCCACAGCCGCTTTCACTGGCGACCAACCTGATTTCACCCCAGTTGAATGTGCGCCCGGACGGCGGCGGGCGTCTGCTGTTGCAGGCGTTAGATCTCGACGACCAGGCGGACCCAGCCGCACCGCCCGCTGTTGATGGCGCGATCGCCCAGCAGATGCAGGCGCGCTACCGCGAATTGTTTGACGACGCCGGAACGCTGCAAATTGAACGAATTGTCGTGGGGCAACGTGCGCGTCCGGCCGATGGCTTGCCCGCTCTGGGCTTCGTTACGCCGCATCAACGCGTGTATCTGGCGGTGATGCACAGCGGGATGACGCTGTCGCCGCTGATTGGCCGTCTGGTGGCCGAGGAGCTGACTCACGACGCCCCCAGCGACCTGTTGCAAGACTTTAGGCCGCACCGGTTGTTGGGCAAAAGCGCGGCGGATTTCCCTCCGCCAGTGCATTATTTCCCGGCGGCGCAGTAA